AATTCTTGGGGACGTCGGCCGTTGGGGTGGCCGCCCTCTGGTTGGGCCGTCCCGCAGCCCAAGGCTCTACTGTAGCCGCTGCGCCCAGTGAAACGGTCAATCTGGGGCTTATCGGTTGCGGCGGGGAAGGCCGAGCCGTGGCCACCGCCCACCAGGGGTTACCCGACGCACGGATTGTGGCCGTGTGTGATGTCAACAAGCGTCGTCTGGAAGAAGCCAAAGCCTTATTTGAAAAGTCAGGCGGAACAGGGACGGTAGCGGCGTACGATGACTACCGTCGTCTCCTCGATCGCAAGGACATCGACGCGGTGATCGTGGCCACCAACGATCACTGGCACGTGCTTCCCACCATCCACGCCTGCCAGGCAGGGAAAGACGTGTATGTGGAAAAACCGCTGGGCGTTTGCATCGCCGAGGGTCAGGCGGCAGTCAAGGCTGCCGACAAATACCAACGCATCGTCCAGATTGGAACGCAGCAGCGGAGCTGGCCGCATTATCAGAAGGCGGCGGAAATCATCCAGTCCGGCCAGCTTGGCATCATCACCGAAGTCCGGGTGTGGGACTTCGACTGCATGTATCCTGGCTTCGGCTCTCCTCCGGACTCTGATCCCCCTGCCGAACTGAACTGGGATTTCTGGTTAGGGCCTGCCCCCAAGGTGCCGTACAATCCCAACCGTTACAACCACTTTTACTGGTTCTTTGACTACGGCGGCGGCTGGCAGGTGGATTGGGCCGTTCACCATTACCAGGTGGTCCACTGGTTCCTGCAAACGAAGGGACCCATTTCGGCCGCGGCAATGGGTGGTTTCTACTGCTTCGAGAACACCAATACGGAATGGCCGGACTCCTTCGTCGGAATTTGTGAATACGGTCCAACACCAGTGGCACCGAAGGGGTTTGTCCTCCAGTACACCTTCAGCGGTGCCGCCCGGCGTCAGCGACGCTCCCACGCGAAGTGCTTTTACGGAACGAAAGGCTCGATGCTCATCGACCGCAGCGGTTTCACCATCACGTGGGAAGCCGGAGAAAACCGCGAACCCAAGGACGAGACCACGGTAGAAAATGAATTCAAAAAGGACACCCACATCGCCAGTCTTCAGGCGCACGCCCGAGTCTTCCTCGACTCCATCAAGTCGCGACAGAAGCCGCCGGCGGATGTGCTCGTGGGACATCAGGCGACGAATCCCGGCCATCTCATGAATATCGCGTGGAAGCTGGGGCGAAAGATCCGCTGGGATCCGGAAAAGGAGGAGATCGTGGGAGACTCCGAAGCTGCGGCCCTTCTCAGCAAACCCTATCGCGCCCCGTGGAAACTCGAAGTCTGATCCATTTCAGGGTACTTCATCGTGCGGAAGATATCCTGTTGCGCGATAGCGTGATAGCCAGTGATTAAAAAAAACAATAAAAAACAGCGGGCGGCAGTTGTGCCGCCCGCGTGCGTTTATTCGTCAGGTTTTAGCGGGAGGCTGCTGGCGCCCGCTCGTGCTACATGCCTCTGCATGTTATTTCGGTCGCACATGCCGCGGATGGCCCTGCCACACACGAAACTCTGCTGGATCGTCCAGCCGGCGTCT
This is a stretch of genomic DNA from Thermogutta terrifontis. It encodes these proteins:
- a CDS encoding Gfo/Idh/MocA family protein, translated to MKTQTTRRQFLGTSAVGVAALWLGRPAAQGSTVAAAPSETVNLGLIGCGGEGRAVATAHQGLPDARIVAVCDVNKRRLEEAKALFEKSGGTGTVAAYDDYRRLLDRKDIDAVIVATNDHWHVLPTIHACQAGKDVYVEKPLGVCIAEGQAAVKAADKYQRIVQIGTQQRSWPHYQKAAEIIQSGQLGIITEVRVWDFDCMYPGFGSPPDSDPPAELNWDFWLGPAPKVPYNPNRYNHFYWFFDYGGGWQVDWAVHHYQVVHWFLQTKGPISAAAMGGFYCFENTNTEWPDSFVGICEYGPTPVAPKGFVLQYTFSGAARRQRRSHAKCFYGTKGSMLIDRSGFTITWEAGENREPKDETTVENEFKKDTHIASLQAHARVFLDSIKSRQKPPADVLVGHQATNPGHLMNIAWKLGRKIRWDPEKEEIVGDSEAAALLSKPYRAPWKLEV